The Halobacterium litoreum genome includes a region encoding these proteins:
- a CDS encoding type 1 glutamine amidotransferase domain-containing protein, with protein MSSALFVVSEHGYWGEECVEPLTTLDSEGFDITVATPSGDPPVLDEQSADPEEVGEDTAEWVRDVHENDDRLNDPTATARVEAADYDAVVFPGGHGTAWDVNQDRDARRLLRNAVAGDSEKALVVCHAVGILAWTRNDDGGHLVDGRAVTGFPNEWEDGIVDGDGVMPDGRKLPYWVEDEVVAAGGDWDAELDSDTSVTVDGDLVTARGPESSAAAARTLLDELDA; from the coding sequence ATGTCTTCCGCGTTATTCGTCGTGAGCGAGCACGGCTACTGGGGCGAGGAGTGCGTCGAACCGCTGACGACACTCGACAGCGAGGGGTTCGACATCACCGTGGCGACGCCGAGCGGCGACCCGCCGGTCCTCGACGAGCAGTCCGCCGACCCCGAGGAGGTCGGTGAGGACACCGCCGAGTGGGTGCGCGACGTCCACGAGAACGACGACCGCCTGAACGACCCGACGGCGACGGCGCGCGTCGAAGCCGCGGACTACGACGCGGTCGTCTTCCCCGGCGGCCACGGCACCGCGTGGGACGTGAACCAGGACCGGGACGCGCGCCGCCTCCTCCGGAACGCGGTCGCGGGCGACAGCGAGAAGGCGCTGGTCGTCTGTCACGCCGTCGGGATTCTCGCGTGGACGCGGAACGACGACGGCGGCCACCTCGTCGATGGCCGCGCCGTCACGGGCTTCCCGAACGAGTGGGAGGACGGCATCGTCGACGGCGACGGCGTGATGCCGGACGGCCGCAAACTCCCGTACTGGGTCGAGGACGAAGTCGTCGCGGCGGGCGGCGACTGGGACGCGGAACTCGACAGCGACACGAGCGTCACCGTCGACGGCGACCTCGTCACGGCTCGCGGCCCGGAGTCGTCCGCAGCGGCCGCGCGCACGCTCCTCGACGAACTCGACGCGTAG
- a CDS encoding RNA-guided endonuclease InsQ/TnpB family protein: protein MGRNVDLVKTLDFQLEIQSGDEADLRFAARESRRAYNETVRLAKEGVESANIAPTVADEVDLVRNTTQRIVNKALDAVENGRSQADVCLPSHTKSDPYPIRANYTEGYDLTLDDGEVAFRISTKPYNPVRGVLRGSDVHLDLLKSALCGSGWEIGTAEALFRRGDPELHVTVTKTDAAVRRPEQSETIIGVDVNEDNVALAALSDDGVEETLVVEYPEVKSERHRYLTIRKRIQKAGKTSQFESLEQKEKRFVRDRLHKLSNFISEFANQFESPCIVFEDLKDIREGLDLGARMNQRIHRIPFGALQSYTTYKASFSGIPTMRIDPEYTSQMCAVTDCEHTTCSNRRKNRFRCRACGHQDHADRNAALNVAKRGVRALNWNVPALNNLPQVRKVRRRASGAVDAPSVTHDAGRGDQTDGVVGVFE, encoded by the coding sequence ATGGGGAGAAACGTCGATCTCGTGAAGACACTAGACTTTCAGTTGGAGATTCAGAGCGGCGACGAGGCAGATTTGCGCTTCGCAGCCAGAGAATCGCGTCGAGCGTACAACGAGACAGTCCGACTGGCGAAGGAAGGGGTTGAGTCGGCGAACATTGCGCCGACCGTCGCTGACGAAGTCGATTTGGTTCGCAACACGACCCAGCGTATCGTCAACAAGGCGCTCGATGCGGTCGAAAACGGACGGAGTCAGGCGGATGTATGCCTCCCCAGTCACACCAAGTCAGACCCCTATCCAATCAGAGCGAACTACACCGAGGGATACGACCTGACTCTCGACGACGGTGAAGTCGCCTTCCGAATTAGCACCAAACCGTACAATCCAGTCCGTGGCGTACTGCGTGGCAGCGATGTTCATCTCGACCTCCTGAAGTCTGCACTGTGCGGTTCGGGGTGGGAAATCGGAACGGCAGAAGCGCTCTTCCGACGCGGAGACCCCGAACTCCACGTCACCGTGACGAAAACGGACGCAGCTGTTCGACGCCCGGAGCAGTCCGAGACGATAATCGGGGTCGACGTAAACGAGGATAACGTCGCTCTGGCGGCTCTGTCGGACGACGGGGTGGAGGAGACACTAGTCGTCGAGTACCCGGAGGTCAAATCCGAGCGGCATCGATACCTAACGATCAGAAAACGAATTCAGAAGGCCGGAAAGACGAGTCAGTTCGAATCGCTGGAACAGAAAGAGAAACGGTTCGTGCGAGACCGTCTCCACAAACTCTCGAATTTCATTTCCGAGTTTGCGAATCAGTTCGAGTCACCCTGTATCGTCTTTGAAGACCTCAAAGACATCCGCGAAGGGCTCGACCTCGGCGCTCGAATGAACCAACGAATACACCGCATCCCATTCGGCGCGCTGCAGTCCTACACCACGTACAAAGCGTCGTTCAGTGGCATCCCGACAATGCGAATCGACCCCGAGTACACGAGTCAAATGTGCGCAGTCACTGACTGCGAACACACCACGTGCTCGAACAGGCGAAAGAATCGGTTCCGCTGTCGAGCCTGTGGCCACCAGGACCACGCGGACCGTAACGCCGCGCTGAACGTCGCGAAACGAGGAGTACGAGCTCTCAATTGGAATGTGCCCGCTCTCAACAACCTCCCACAGGTACGGAAGGTGCGACGGCGGGCATCGGGGGCCGTGGACGCCCCGTCCGTGACCCACGACGCCGGTAGAGGCGACCAGACCGATGGAGTCGTGGGAGTGTTTGAGTAA
- a CDS encoding DUF2298 domain-containing protein, producing the protein MEYGVVVRWWLLYQVLLVVGLPFASRVLPDAPDRGASLAMPAALVLVTVPTLWVGQYAFGTWVVVGVALAVLAASAWLARGGVEVDRRAYGEVVAVFSVAFAFLLALQAADQGVYPGGGEKFLDFGILQSLLRADRLPPQDMWFAGERLIYYYGGHLMAAVGALLTGTEGRYAYSPALAGFYAMAVTGAYGLASTIASARSGDDEPVRQSTALSVAGVAFAAALVALGVSWWVAIVPAAFAFAAVTQSRRVRAGVLGAFAFGFASNLVTPVRLLAAKVPVVRDAVAAAGIQPNRDPTTTPETFDMWHASRVVENGINEFPLFAYLNGDLHGHMMSVAVLFLVVGAGLAYYRTPEGERWRRRALVFGVLPVLAGTMLTVNTWSFPTVLGVTALSVALADARPASLFPVVDRYADRSLAVADEVQRVVVGVVVAGLVAVLAAAAVWPFVWNVLLVGASSRHPAFLPDPTRLGSFLLVHGLFLAAFAAYLVARVARDWRDWAIAGLAAVAAVAFGASFDLTVAGVGLDMVAVALAGPILGAAWLLRRRRTVGYEGVLVVAGAGLVILVEFAYLVDNALSGRFNTIFKVYAQVWALWSIPGGVALASLAARRPSADRLRSAAGTAFVVVLVVSASVYGGLALSNHFGSMDDASLDGFEDAHDRYPAQADAIEWLNDKPGQPHITSAPGLEPYTWQNPASSLTGIPTVAGWIQETIYRGDEAYWTRVSDLDILYETEDPVSRAVLLRKHDVEYVWVGPLERERWDVAEMADEPGIAPAYRNEEVTVYAVNETELVETRN; encoded by the coding sequence ATGGAGTACGGTGTCGTCGTTCGGTGGTGGCTGCTCTACCAGGTCCTGCTGGTGGTGGGGTTGCCGTTCGCGTCGCGGGTGTTGCCGGACGCGCCGGACCGCGGGGCGTCGCTGGCGATGCCGGCGGCGCTGGTGTTGGTGACGGTGCCGACGCTGTGGGTGGGGCAGTACGCGTTCGGGACGTGGGTCGTGGTCGGCGTGGCGCTCGCCGTGTTGGCGGCGTCGGCGTGGCTCGCGCGCGGCGGTGTGGAGGTCGACAGGCGCGCGTACGGCGAGGTCGTGGCGGTGTTCTCGGTGGCGTTCGCGTTCCTGCTGGCGCTCCAGGCCGCCGACCAGGGCGTGTATCCGGGCGGCGGCGAGAAGTTCCTCGACTTCGGGATTCTGCAGAGTCTCCTGCGCGCGGACCGCCTGCCGCCACAGGACATGTGGTTCGCGGGCGAGCGCCTGATTTACTACTACGGCGGCCACCTGATGGCGGCCGTCGGCGCGCTGTTGACCGGGACCGAGGGCCGGTACGCGTACAGTCCGGCGCTCGCAGGCTTCTACGCGATGGCGGTGACGGGCGCGTACGGACTGGCGAGCACGATTGCGAGCGCGCGAAGCGGCGACGACGAGCCGGTGCGGCAGTCGACGGCGCTGAGCGTCGCGGGCGTCGCGTTCGCGGCGGCGCTGGTGGCACTCGGCGTGTCGTGGTGGGTGGCGATTGTGCCGGCGGCGTTCGCGTTCGCGGCGGTGACGCAGTCGCGGCGCGTGCGAGCGGGCGTGCTCGGGGCGTTCGCGTTCGGGTTCGCGAGCAACCTCGTGACGCCCGTGCGACTGCTCGCGGCGAAGGTTCCGGTCGTCCGGGACGCCGTGGCGGCGGCGGGGATTCAGCCGAACCGCGACCCGACGACGACGCCGGAGACGTTCGACATGTGGCACGCGAGCCGCGTGGTGGAGAACGGCATCAACGAGTTCCCGCTGTTCGCGTACCTGAACGGCGACCTGCACGGGCACATGATGAGCGTCGCCGTGCTGTTCCTCGTGGTCGGCGCCGGGCTGGCGTACTACCGGACGCCCGAGGGCGAGCGGTGGCGGCGGCGCGCGCTCGTGTTCGGCGTGTTGCCCGTGCTCGCAGGGACGATGCTGACCGTGAACACGTGGAGTTTTCCGACGGTTCTCGGCGTGACCGCGCTGTCGGTCGCGCTCGCTGACGCACGGCCCGCGTCGCTGTTCCCGGTGGTCGACCGGTACGCCGACCGGTCGCTCGCCGTCGCGGACGAAGTGCAGCGCGTCGTGGTGGGCGTCGTCGTCGCGGGACTGGTGGCGGTGCTGGCGGCCGCGGCGGTGTGGCCGTTCGTGTGGAACGTCCTGCTCGTCGGCGCGTCCAGCCGCCATCCGGCGTTCCTCCCCGACCCCACGCGGCTCGGGTCGTTCCTGCTCGTCCACGGGCTGTTCCTCGCGGCGTTCGCGGCCTATCTCGTCGCTCGGGTCGCGCGCGACTGGCGGGACTGGGCGATTGCGGGCCTCGCGGCCGTCGCGGCGGTGGCGTTCGGCGCGTCCTTCGACCTGACGGTCGCGGGCGTCGGACTGGACATGGTCGCGGTGGCGCTCGCCGGCCCGATACTCGGCGCCGCGTGGCTCCTGCGACGCCGGCGGACGGTCGGCTACGAGGGCGTGCTCGTGGTCGCTGGCGCGGGCCTCGTGATTCTCGTGGAGTTCGCGTACCTCGTGGACAACGCGCTCAGCGGGCGGTTCAACACGATTTTCAAGGTGTACGCGCAGGTGTGGGCGCTGTGGTCGATTCCCGGCGGCGTCGCGCTCGCGTCGCTGGCGGCGCGCCGACCGAGCGCGGACCGCCTCCGGTCGGCCGCGGGCACCGCGTTCGTCGTCGTGCTCGTCGTGTCGGCGTCGGTGTACGGCGGGCTGGCGCTCTCCAATCACTTCGGGTCGATGGACGACGCGTCGCTGGACGGCTTCGAGGACGCCCACGACAGGTACCCGGCGCAGGCCGACGCCATCGAGTGGCTGAACGACAAACCCGGCCAGCCGCACATCACGTCGGCGCCCGGCCTCGAACCGTACACGTGGCAGAACCCGGCGTCGAGTCTCACCGGCATCCCGACGGTCGCGGGCTGGATTCAGGAGACAATCTACCGGGGCGACGAGGCGTACTGGACGCGCGTCAGCGACCTCGACATCCTCTACGAGACAGAGGACCCCGTCTCCCGGGCGGTGCTTCTGCGGAAACACGACGTCGAGTACGTCTGGGTCGGCCCGCTCGAACGCGAGCGCTGGGACGTCGCGGAGATGGCCGACGAACCCGGCATCGCGCCGGCCTACCGGAACGAGGAAGTCACCGTCTACGCCGTGAACGAGACGGAACTGGTGGAGACGAGGAACTAG
- a CDS encoding HAH_0734 family protein, whose product MERLIIHGDPGVRRDAVVEYDGEEKVLFQVTRNGDWHGPDEVQLWCIMGDADEREDYERRNFVPHFLDVTTADADEFDVKKRAGDLAV is encoded by the coding sequence ATGGAACGCCTCATCATCCACGGCGACCCCGGCGTCCGCCGTGACGCCGTCGTCGAGTACGACGGCGAGGAGAAGGTCCTGTTTCAGGTGACGCGGAACGGCGACTGGCACGGACCGGACGAGGTCCAGCTCTGGTGTATCATGGGCGACGCGGACGAACGCGAGGACTACGAGCGGCGGAACTTCGTCCCGCACTTCCTCGACGTCACGACCGCCGACGCCGACGAGTTCGACGTGAAAAAGCGCGCCGGCGACCTCGCGGTCTAG
- a CDS encoding 50S ribosomal protein L44e, which translates to MEMPRRFNSYCPHCEEHNQIEVEKVRSGRSSGMKWDARRTKRANGTIGNHGRFSKVPVGNKPTKKTDLKYRCGECGKAHLREGWRTGRLVFQE; encoded by the coding sequence ATGGAGATGCCACGACGTTTCAACAGCTACTGCCCGCACTGTGAGGAACACAACCAGATCGAGGTCGAGAAGGTCCGCTCGGGCCGCTCGTCCGGGATGAAGTGGGACGCTCGCCGCACGAAGCGCGCGAACGGCACCATCGGGAACCACGGTCGCTTCTCGAAGGTCCCGGTCGGCAACAAGCCGACGAAGAAGACGGATCTGAAGTACCGCTGTGGCGAGTGTGGGAAGGCCCACCTCCGAGAGGGATGGCGTACCGGTCGACTGGTGTTCCAGGAGTAA
- a CDS encoding 30S ribosomal protein S27e produces the protein MAGGFYKVECPDCENEQTVFGKASTEVACAVCGTTLARPTGGEADLLGEVVETVEAR, from the coding sequence ATGGCTGGAGGATTCTACAAAGTCGAGTGTCCGGATTGCGAGAACGAACAGACCGTCTTCGGGAAGGCCTCTACGGAGGTCGCCTGTGCCGTCTGCGGGACGACGCTCGCGCGTCCGACCGGCGGCGAGGCCGACCTCCTCGGTGAGGTCGTCGAGACCGTCGAGGCGAGATGA
- a CDS encoding translation initiation factor IF-2 subunit alpha: MKYVGWPEQGELVVGKVDDIEDFGVFVDLEEYEDKRGLVHVSEVASGWIKNVRDHVNEDQTVVAKVLDVDESAQQIDLSLKDVNDHQRSDKIQDWKNEQKADKWLTLAFGEDMDDDQFRRIANELLGSFGSLYEGFEQAAIHGYEALEGTDLDDDEQDAIVETARENVSVPYVTVTGYVTLTSPDSDGVDDVKEALKAAEGNGEVPDEAELDVTYVGAPEYRVRVQAPNYKTAESELEAAGERAVVKIGDLGGEGNFHRERQHEEE, from the coding sequence ATGAAGTACGTCGGCTGGCCCGAGCAGGGCGAACTCGTCGTCGGGAAGGTCGACGACATCGAGGACTTCGGCGTGTTCGTCGACCTCGAAGAGTACGAGGACAAACGCGGCCTCGTACACGTCAGCGAGGTGGCCAGCGGCTGGATCAAGAACGTCCGCGACCACGTCAACGAGGACCAGACGGTCGTGGCGAAGGTGCTGGACGTCGACGAGTCCGCCCAGCAGATCGACCTCTCGCTGAAGGACGTCAACGACCACCAGCGCTCCGACAAGATTCAGGACTGGAAGAACGAGCAGAAGGCCGACAAGTGGCTCACGCTCGCGTTCGGCGAGGACATGGACGACGACCAGTTCCGCCGCATCGCGAACGAACTGCTCGGTTCGTTCGGGAGCCTCTACGAGGGGTTCGAGCAGGCCGCGATTCACGGCTACGAGGCCCTCGAAGGCACCGACCTCGACGACGACGAGCAGGACGCCATCGTCGAGACCGCCCGCGAGAACGTCTCCGTGCCGTACGTCACGGTCACGGGGTACGTGACGCTCACGTCCCCGGATTCGGACGGCGTGGACGACGTGAAGGAGGCGCTGAAGGCCGCCGAGGGGAACGGCGAAGTCCCCGACGAGGCCGAACTCGACGTGACGTACGTCGGCGCGCCCGAGTACCGGGTGCGCGTGCAGGCGCCGAACTACAAGACGGCGGAGTCCGAACTCGAGGCGGCTGGCGAGCGCGCCGTCGTGAAGATCGGCGACCTCGGCGGGGAGGGTAACTTCCACCGGGAGCGCCAGCACGAAGAGGAATGA
- a CDS encoding RNA-protein complex protein Nop10, whose product MKSDIRVCSAWRERHDRPVYTLSDTCPECGADAANSAPAPFDPEDPNGRYRRSLKERTRP is encoded by the coding sequence ATGAAATCCGACATCCGGGTGTGTTCGGCGTGGCGCGAGCGCCACGACCGCCCGGTGTACACGCTTTCTGATACCTGTCCCGAGTGTGGCGCTGACGCCGCGAACAGCGCGCCGGCGCCGTTCGACCCCGAGGACCCGAATGGGCGCTACCGACGCTCTCTTAAGGAGCGCACCCGCCCGTAG
- a CDS encoding proteasome assembly chaperone family protein, with the protein MDEIDISWVAEPDLDDPVFVEGLPGVGHVGKLVAEHVVEETDSELVCRIHSEHFPPQVTVSDDSVAELASAEVYAVETEGRDLVVLTGDHQAQDNVGHYRVCEAFLDVAEEFDASEVYALGGVPTGELVEEHDVVGAVSDADMKADLEDAGVEFRSEEPAGGIVGSSGLLLGLGGKRGFDAACLMGETSGYLVDPKAAKVVLAVLESMLGFEVDEEALDDRADEMEEVVGRLREMEEGASPGGDEDLRYIG; encoded by the coding sequence ATGGACGAAATCGACATCTCGTGGGTCGCCGAGCCGGACCTCGACGACCCCGTGTTCGTGGAGGGGCTGCCGGGCGTCGGCCACGTGGGGAAGTTGGTGGCCGAACACGTCGTGGAGGAGACGGACAGCGAACTCGTCTGTCGCATCCACAGCGAGCACTTCCCGCCGCAGGTCACCGTGAGCGACGACAGCGTCGCGGAACTCGCGTCCGCCGAGGTGTACGCGGTCGAGACCGAGGGCCGCGACCTCGTCGTGTTGACCGGCGACCACCAGGCACAGGACAACGTCGGGCACTACCGCGTCTGCGAGGCGTTCCTCGACGTCGCCGAGGAGTTCGACGCGAGCGAGGTGTACGCCCTCGGCGGCGTACCGACGGGCGAACTCGTGGAGGAACACGACGTGGTCGGCGCCGTCTCGGACGCCGACATGAAGGCGGACCTCGAAGACGCGGGCGTGGAGTTCCGGAGCGAGGAGCCGGCTGGCGGCATCGTCGGTTCGAGCGGGCTCCTGCTCGGGCTCGGCGGGAAGCGCGGGTTCGACGCGGCGTGCCTGATGGGGGAGACGTCGGGCTACCTCGTGGACCCGAAGGCGGCGAAGGTCGTGCTCGCCGTCCTCGAATCCATGCTCGGCTTCGAGGTGGACGAGGAGGCCTTAGACGACCGCGCGGACGAGATGGAGGAGGTCGTCGGTCGCCTCCGCGAGATGGAGGAGGGCGCGAGCCCCGGCGGCGACGAGGACCTGCGGTACATCGGGTGA
- a CDS encoding J domain-containing protein, producing the protein MLPAWLAWGLAITGVVTVVVAAMFVLGERLFPTEPVTPAEERSGEWKRRREIRAYLRAIEEPFAEDHFVAGTHVAFYLPRRDVAITFDAPDYFRIRNAETDAVLAEHEMPGAHLGGRLPFETPDPAELFDEPEAERDEEERVSDAFETLGVSRSASESELKAAYRERVKEVHPDRGGDRETFERVREAYAAARQAATSGR; encoded by the coding sequence GTGCTACCGGCGTGGCTGGCGTGGGGACTGGCCATCACGGGCGTAGTGACCGTAGTGGTCGCCGCGATGTTCGTGCTCGGCGAGCGACTGTTCCCGACCGAGCCCGTGACGCCCGCCGAGGAGCGCTCCGGGGAGTGGAAGCGCCGGCGCGAGATTCGCGCGTACCTGCGGGCCATCGAGGAGCCGTTCGCGGAGGACCACTTCGTCGCGGGGACGCACGTCGCTTTCTACCTGCCCCGGCGGGACGTCGCCATCACGTTCGACGCGCCGGACTACTTCCGCATTCGGAACGCCGAGACGGACGCCGTGCTCGCGGAACACGAGATGCCGGGCGCGCACCTCGGCGGTCGCCTGCCCTTCGAGACGCCGGACCCGGCGGAACTGTTCGACGAACCCGAGGCGGAACGAGACGAAGAGGAACGCGTGAGCGACGCGTTCGAGACGCTGGGCGTATCGCGGTCGGCGAGCGAGTCGGAACTGAAGGCGGCGTACCGGGAGCGCGTGAAGGAGGTGCATCCGGACCGCGGCGGCGACCGGGAGACGTTCGAGCGCGTGCGGGAGGCGTACGCGGCGGCGCGGCAGGCGGCTACGTCAGGTCGGTGA
- a CDS encoding DUF7839 domain-containing protein — MVDVLADKRTATRFRILVEIADRQPAVSQGEVANAVGVTSQAVSEYIRELVEDGLVTKEGRSRYRVTKEGVDWLLRTSADVRRYADRVSEDVLGAVQEDAAIALGAVESGDTVTLSMRGGLLHAAPGDDGPATGVATTDADEGEEVGVTGFEGIIDLDPGEVTVYQIPSVRSGGSDAVDADRLRDAVADADLVLAAGVEAVVALRQADTEPDTAFAAGEVAAEAASRGQRVVVVAVADAIGRVTDPLRDGTANYRVTDLT; from the coding sequence ATGGTCGACGTCCTCGCGGACAAGCGCACGGCGACGCGCTTCCGCATCCTCGTGGAGATAGCCGACCGACAGCCCGCCGTGAGTCAGGGCGAAGTGGCGAACGCCGTCGGCGTCACGAGCCAAGCGGTCTCCGAGTACATCCGCGAACTCGTCGAGGACGGCCTCGTCACGAAAGAGGGACGGTCCCGGTACCGCGTCACCAAGGAGGGCGTGGACTGGCTCCTGCGAACTTCGGCTGACGTCCGCCGGTACGCCGACCGCGTCTCCGAGGACGTCCTCGGTGCGGTCCAGGAGGACGCCGCAATCGCGCTCGGCGCCGTCGAATCCGGGGACACGGTCACGCTCTCGATGCGCGGCGGCCTCCTGCACGCCGCGCCCGGCGACGACGGCCCCGCGACGGGCGTCGCCACCACCGACGCCGACGAGGGCGAGGAGGTCGGCGTCACGGGCTTCGAGGGCATCATCGACCTCGACCCCGGTGAGGTCACGGTCTACCAGATTCCGTCCGTGCGCTCGGGCGGCAGCGACGCCGTCGACGCCGACCGTCTCCGGGACGCGGTCGCGGATGCGGACCTCGTGCTCGCGGCGGGCGTCGAAGCCGTCGTCGCGCTCCGACAGGCCGACACCGAACCCGACACCGCGTTCGCCGCCGGCGAAGTCGCCGCCGAAGCCGCGAGCAGGGGCCAGCGCGTCGTCGTCGTCGCCGTCGCCGACGCCATCGGGCGCGTCACCGACCCGCTCCGGGACGGCACCGCGAACTACCGCGTCACCGACCTGACGTAG
- a CDS encoding metallophosphoesterase, translating to MSDTPSWAEFGERAAYLPDADALVLADVHAGRDAASDVSLPLGERADVVERVDALLEEFAPGTVVVAGDLLHVHGSVPEGTTETVEALAAAAERAGATYRVVRGNHDTMLDAVGVDAETYVELADGTVVCHGHEEPPVEASRYVVGHQHPAVEIEGQRHPCFLYGPNQCGGGDALVLPAFTRLAPGTLVNRLTEGAAVSPLLSDPTGYRPIVVSGGEALGFPALGDLRGLL from the coding sequence GTGAGCGACACGCCGTCGTGGGCCGAGTTCGGCGAGCGCGCCGCGTACCTGCCGGACGCGGACGCGCTCGTGTTGGCGGACGTACACGCCGGACGGGACGCGGCGTCGGACGTCTCGCTGCCCCTCGGGGAGCGCGCGGACGTCGTGGAGCGCGTCGACGCCCTCCTCGAGGAGTTCGCTCCCGGAACGGTGGTGGTGGCGGGCGACCTCCTGCACGTCCACGGGAGCGTGCCCGAGGGCACCACGGAGACGGTCGAGGCGCTCGCGGCGGCCGCCGAGCGCGCGGGCGCGACGTACCGCGTGGTGCGCGGGAACCACGATACGATGTTGGATGCCGTCGGCGTGGACGCCGAGACGTACGTCGAACTCGCGGACGGAACCGTGGTGTGTCACGGCCACGAGGAGCCGCCGGTCGAGGCGTCTCGGTACGTCGTCGGCCACCAGCACCCGGCGGTCGAAATCGAGGGGCAGCGCCACCCGTGTTTCCTCTACGGCCCGAACCAGTGCGGGGGCGGCGACGCGCTCGTGTTGCCGGCGTTCACGCGCCTCGCTCCGGGGACGCTGGTGAATCGACTGACCGAGGGCGCGGCGGTGTCGCCGCTCCTCTCGGACCCGACCGGCTACCGGCCCATCGTCGTGAGCGGCGGCGAGGCGCTGGGCTTCCCGGCGCTCGGTGACCTACGCGGTCTGCTCTAG
- a CDS encoding NAD(P)/FAD-dependent oxidoreductase, whose protein sequence is MTDSEVVVAGGGLAGLVAASRLAEAGREVTLFEREPEVGGRVRSTRADGFTFDRGFQVLFTAYPAAKRELDYDDLDLRAFSPGAVICRGDQRSTLGDPFRDLGALVPSVLNREVTTADKLRTLRLSTELRKTSVEDIFAAEDATIEESLAARGFSRKYVDRFVRPFYGGITLDRSLGTSKRVFEFTFKMLSEGKTVVPADGMGAITEQLADRAERAGVTIETGTPVEAVRADEPAVEIPGETVDADAVVVAADPKSSRDLTGVDAIPTEAKGCVTQHFAVPEGHPVADSDRIHLNAGGDVPNTVAAMSGVADEYAPDGSALVAATTVGRRDESDGDLETRTRDALSSWFPAASLGDFQLLRTDRIDFAQFAQPPGVHETLPDVRDPDGAVYLAGDYTENSSINGALESGANAAKAVDDDL, encoded by the coding sequence ATGACCGACTCCGAAGTCGTCGTCGCGGGCGGCGGACTGGCCGGACTGGTGGCGGCGTCCCGACTCGCCGAGGCGGGCCGCGAGGTGACGCTGTTCGAGCGCGAACCCGAGGTCGGCGGGCGCGTGCGCTCGACGCGCGCCGACGGCTTCACGTTCGACCGCGGGTTCCAGGTGCTGTTCACGGCGTACCCGGCGGCCAAGCGGGAACTCGACTACGACGACCTCGACCTGCGCGCGTTCTCCCCGGGCGCGGTCATCTGCCGCGGCGACCAACGTTCGACGCTCGGCGACCCGTTCCGCGACCTCGGCGCGCTCGTCCCGTCGGTGCTCAACCGCGAAGTGACCACCGCGGACAAACTCCGGACGCTCCGCCTCTCCACCGAACTCCGCAAAACGTCCGTCGAGGACATCTTCGCCGCCGAGGACGCCACCATCGAGGAGTCGCTGGCCGCCCGCGGCTTCTCCCGGAAATACGTCGACCGGTTCGTGCGCCCGTTCTACGGCGGCATCACGCTCGACCGCAGTCTCGGCACGTCGAAGCGAGTCTTCGAGTTCACGTTCAAGATGCTCTCCGAGGGGAAGACCGTCGTGCCCGCCGACGGGATGGGCGCCATCACCGAACAGTTGGCCGACCGCGCCGAGCGCGCGGGCGTCACCATCGAGACGGGGACGCCGGTCGAAGCCGTCCGCGCCGACGAGCCCGCAGTCGAGATTCCCGGCGAGACGGTCGACGCGGACGCCGTGGTGGTCGCCGCCGACCCGAAGTCGAGTCGCGACCTGACGGGCGTGGACGCGATTCCGACAGAGGCGAAGGGCTGTGTCACCCAGCACTTCGCGGTGCCCGAGGGCCACCCAGTCGCGGACAGCGACCGCATCCACCTGAACGCCGGCGGCGACGTGCCGAACACCGTCGCCGCGATGTCCGGCGTCGCCGACGAGTACGCGCCCGACGGCAGCGCGCTCGTCGCCGCGACCACCGTCGGCCGCCGCGACGAGTCCGACGGTGACCTCGAAACCCGGACGCGGGACGCGCTCTCGTCGTGGTTCCCGGCGGCGTCGCTGGGCGACTTCCAGTTGCTCCGCACCGACCGCATCGACTTCGCGCAGTTCGCGCAACCGCCGGGCGTCCACGAGACGCTCCCGGACGTCCGCGATCCCGACGGCGCGGTGTATCTCGCCGGCGACTACACCGAGAACTCTTCGATCAACGGCGCGCTGGAGAGCGGCGCGAACGCGGCGAAGGCGGTCGACGACGACCTCTAG